The genomic window AGGATAATGCGCAGGCCGCGGCAACGGGCTGCTGCGACCAATGCATCGAAATCCGCGTTGTCCCCAAGCCGCCTGTCGATCAGGAGGTGATCGGTGGTGTCGTATCCGTGGCTCGACGAGGCAAAGATCGGCCCCAGCAGGATACCAGATGCGCCGAACTCCACGGCGTAATCGAGCCACCGCACAAGATGGTCAAGGCGATGCACGATGCCGGCACACGCGCCGGCCTCCCGTTCGGCGCCGACGAAGCCGAGCGGATACACATGCCACCAGATGACGTGCTCGATCCAGTTGCTCATGCGACCCTCCAAGCGGCATTCACGAAGGTCATGCCGATCGCGCCGAGGGTCAATAGCAGGGCGATCGGAACGAGACCGACGGCCTGGGACTGAAAGCGCGCCGTCAGGGTACCAACCAGCATCGGGGCGATCCAGACTGTCGTGCTGGCGGTCAGGCCGAACAGCCCGAAATACGAGCCGACGCGCATCGGCGGCACGATCTGAATGATCATGGCGCGCCCCGACGCGATCGAGGCCACCGCGAATGCCGTCATCGATCCCGACAGCAGAATGAAGGCGATCTCAGGCAGGGTTCGAAAAACCGGGCCGCTCCACACTGGCTGCGCGGCCGGGTCATGGGGCCAGAAGAAGATCATCCTGTCCGGTGTCGTGCCGAGAACCATGACCAACAGCACGACCGTCATCGATATTTGAACGATGATGGCGCGGCGCGTGCCAAGTCGCGCGTTCAGGCCTGCCGCCAGCAAGCCGCCGAGAGCGGCGAATGCGATCTTGATGAGGGCAAAGCTCAGCAGCTTGAAGCCGTGCCATCCCATCACGCCCGAGGCATAGATACCTTCGAAGATGATAAGGGTGTGAAAGCCGTCAGCATAGAAGGTCCGGGCGATCAGGAATTTCAGCAGATTTGGCTGCTTTCGCAGACCAGCGATCAGAGCGAACACA from Bradyrhizobium zhanjiangense includes these protein-coding regions:
- a CDS encoding MFS transporter, which produces MSKIMIGDPVLGQTLFARYGFAAGLVGAVTVPFLGASLDRMGPRKPWIAACILISLPLLVSLWWAKPDRSGLSVHTVLVIMMALNLLFVYSEILHNAMLGPAVGMSRVGRYSGVSLGVANLVSVAIMTFLLWGFALPGQLHWFGIPDQPLFGFSQASHEMERLIGPLIAALACAGVFMLLRFTIDAPASGETFARAVRLGSRDVFALIAGLRKQPNLLKFLIARTFYADGFHTLIIFEGIYASGVMGWHGFKLLSFALIKIAFAALGGLLAAGLNARLGTRRAIIVQISMTVVLLVMVLGTTPDRMIFFWPHDPAAQPVWSGPVFRTLPEIAFILLSGSMTAFAVASIASGRAMIIQIVPPMRVGSYFGLFGLTASTTVWIAPMLVGTLTARFQSQAVGLVPIALLLTLGAIGMTFVNAAWRVA